TTATGAAATTTTCCAGTATACATGGGGTGTTGTATTAGCTAAAAATATAGTTTGAATATACAACACAAGGGTAGAGATGACCCTTCAAAAATAATGAGAAATAGGCGATTAAAACATAGTTCGCCTCCTCAACAAAAAAACATACTAACTAACAAAGAAATTAGCCTTATCGTATTTGTTTCTTATACAAGGAAACTCCTGTTTGTCAAGAAAAAATAGTCCTTTTTCTTGTCTCAGAAGTTCGATTCGAAATAAGCTGATTGCTGCAAATCGACTGCCCTCTTTGCCAAACTGTCAACCAGTTGATTTGCCTCTCTGTAGCAATGTTTGATCTGAATATTAAGCATGCTGATAGTGTTTTTAATCTTATTCACAATATGGTTGGGTTTATAATTTGTGTCACCATCTTTACGGAGGATCTCTATAATGTATAAAGAATCCAATTCAAGATTCACCTAACTAAAGCCATTTTGTTTGCACCAATTGAGACCACACAGAGCTGCTTGGGCCTCTGCTACATTATGATTCTGGGTAGCCGCTGGAGTAGAAAATTCCATGATAATGTCTCCATATTCATCTCTAACCACGCCTCCTACACCTGCTTTTACTTCCCTCTGAAGAAAGCTCCCATCAGTGTTTAACTTAACCCAACCCCTATCTGGATTAAGCCATCGAACCATGAAACTTTTGTACCCAGGTCTACGCCTTTTAAGAGTATCACAGAAAGAATTCCTAGGGAGCTTTAGGCCACTATTAGGATATGCTTTGTTGCCCGCAACTTCAATGCTCCAAGTTATCTATTGCTTAAGTCTATACTTGTTGAAAGTTTTTTGATCTCCATACCTGCAAGCACAAAATTCTTTCCAAAGAAACCAACAAATAATAATACAGGTAATATTTAGCACAAGTCTGTGGACATCATTGGAGGCCTTTGATGTCCACCATTGGTTAATAATATATCTAATAGTGTAAGGGTGGTGATGTATGCCAAGGGCATTTCCAAAGAGATTCCAAATGTAACTAGCAATTTGACCCTCTACAAAAACATGATTAATATTATTGGAATTAGGATTACTAAAACAGTTATATCTGGAAACTATTTGTTTACCAAATTTAATAATCACATCATCAAAGGAGAGTTTGCTATGTATAACCTCCACATCAGGTAGGACATTTTAAAAGGAATAGTTGAGTTCCATAACTTAtctataaattgaactttttagTTATAATTCCTTACTAGTTTCCATGCACTATTGTTTGTGAACTTTCCATTATCCGAGAAAGCCCAAAAATTTTGATCATCCTTGTTTTGATTGCCAATAGGAATAATTTGGATTTGTTGCACCAGTTGATCTGGTAGGAGCTCCTTCAATTTATTTGTATTCCATTGTCCATTAGATATGAATGCCCTTATAAGAAGTTTGGAATTCGTTGGATTGTCAGGGAGCAGGTTTGCCAGAGGGCCATTAAGGGACCAATTATCGCACCAGAAGTTACTAGAGCCATAGTTAACCTGCTGCACAATATGATTTTCTGCAATGTCTCTCATTTTTAGAACATGAGCATGGGAGTTACCTGGAGCAATCTTTTTAGAGCTAAGATGAGATCTAACACAATATTTATTTCTAATGAAAGTAGCCAAGAGAGATTATGTGGACCTTATCCCCCACCACCTTTTCATAGCTAGCATGTTACAAATGTCTTTCATTTTCCTAATGCCAATGCTTCCTTCGTCAAAATGATGAGCGAGATGATTCCAAGAACTCTAGTAATATATTTTATGATCCTTAGAGGAACCCCAGAAGAAATTAGCGAAATTTTTCTCAATTAACCTCAAAACTCCCTTAGGGGGAGTCATAGAAGAAAGAGTGTACACTAGAATGAACTGAAAAACACTCTTAATAAGAGTAACCTTACCCCCATGAGACAACATTTTTTCTTGCCAATCATTAAGCCTTTTCACAAtttttcttatcatgttatcaaaAAAGACAATGTTCTTCCTACCCACATACACATGACAACCAAGATAAGTAAAAGGAAAATTATTATCCATAAAGCCAGAGCATTTCCTAATCCTTTTAATTATAGTGGGAATAGTATTAGGAGTAGTTAAGAAGTAACTTTTATCCCTATTAACTATTTGACCGGAACTTCTTTCATATTTGTCAATAACATTCATAACTAACTTGATAGACTTAGAACTACCACTACAGAAAATAACAATGTCATCAGCATACGCAAGGTGCTTGATCTTAGGGACATTTACGGGC
Above is a window of Nicotiana tabacum cultivar K326 chromosome 8, ASM71507v2, whole genome shotgun sequence DNA encoding:
- the LOC142163404 gene encoding uncharacterized protein LOC142163404, coding for MPVNVPKIKHLAYADDIVIFCSGSSKSIKLVMNVIDKYERSSGQIVNRDKSYFLTTPNTIPTIIKRIRKCSGFMDNNFPFTYLGCHVYVGRKNIVFFDNMIRKIVKRLNDWQEKMLSHGGKVTLIKSVFQFILVYTLSSMTPPKGVLRSHLSSKKIAPGNSHAHVLKMRDIAENHIVQQVNYGSSNFWCDNWSLNGPLANLLPDNPTNSKLLIRAFISNGQWNTNKLKELLPDQLVQQIQIIPIGNQNKDDQNFWAFSDNGKFTNNSAWKLITWSIEVAGNKAYPNSGLKLPRNSFCDTLKRRRPGYKSFMVRWLNPDRGWVKLNTDGSFLQREVKAGVGGVVRDEYGDIIMEFSTPAATQNHNVAEAQAALCGLNWCKQNGFS